From the genome of Streptomyces sp. V1I1, one region includes:
- a CDS encoding glycine C-acetyltransferase encodes MYASVRDDLRTTLDEIRAAGLYKPERVIGTPQNASVSVASGDVLNFCANNYLGLADHPEVVAAAKEALDRWGYGMASVRFICGTQDVHKELEARLSAFLGQEDTILYSSCFDANGGVFETLLGPEDAVISDALNHASIIDGIRLSKARRHRYANRDLADLEQQLKETQDARRRLIVTDGVFSMDGYVAPLAEICDLADRYDAMVMVDDSHAVGFVGPGGRGTPELHGVMDRVDIITGTLGKALGGASGGYVAARAEIVALLRQRSRPYLFSNSLAPVIAAASLKVLDLLESAGDLRERLNANTALFRTKMTAAGFKILPGDHAIAPVMIGDAAEAGRMAELLLERGVYVIGFSYPVVPMGQARIRVQLSAAHSTEDVERAVAAFVDARATMAG; translated from the coding sequence ATGTACGCGTCCGTCCGCGACGACCTCCGTACCACCCTCGACGAGATCCGCGCCGCCGGTCTCTACAAGCCGGAGCGGGTCATCGGCACCCCGCAGAACGCCTCCGTCTCCGTCGCCTCGGGTGACGTGCTCAACTTCTGCGCCAACAACTACCTCGGTCTCGCCGACCACCCCGAGGTCGTCGCCGCCGCCAAGGAAGCGCTGGACCGCTGGGGCTACGGCATGGCCTCCGTCCGCTTCATCTGCGGCACCCAGGACGTGCACAAGGAGCTCGAGGCACGCCTGTCGGCGTTCCTCGGCCAGGAGGACACGATCCTCTACTCCTCCTGTTTCGACGCCAACGGCGGCGTCTTCGAGACCCTCCTCGGCCCCGAGGACGCGGTCATCTCCGACGCCCTGAACCACGCCAGCATCATCGACGGCATCCGCCTGTCCAAGGCCCGCCGCCACCGCTACGCCAACCGCGACCTCGCCGACCTCGAGCAGCAGCTCAAGGAGACCCAGGACGCCCGCCGCCGCCTCATCGTCACCGACGGCGTGTTCTCCATGGACGGCTATGTCGCCCCCCTCGCCGAGATCTGTGACCTCGCCGACCGCTACGACGCGATGGTCATGGTCGACGACTCGCACGCAGTCGGCTTCGTCGGCCCCGGCGGCCGGGGCACCCCCGAGCTGCACGGCGTGATGGACCGCGTCGACATCATCACCGGCACCCTCGGCAAGGCGCTCGGCGGCGCGTCCGGCGGCTATGTCGCGGCGCGCGCCGAGATCGTCGCCCTGCTGCGCCAGCGCTCCCGCCCGTACCTCTTCTCCAACTCCCTCGCCCCGGTGATCGCCGCCGCCTCCCTCAAGGTCCTCGACCTGCTGGAGTCGGCCGGTGACCTGCGCGAGCGGCTGAACGCGAACACCGCGCTCTTCCGTACGAAGATGACCGCGGCGGGCTTCAAGATCCTTCCCGGCGACCACGCCATCGCCCCCGTCATGATCGGCGACGCCGCCGAGGCCGGCCGGATGGCCGAACTCCTGCTGGAGCGCGGCGTGTACGTCATCGGCTTCTCGTACCCCGTCGTCCCGATGGGCCAGGCCCGGATCCGCGTCCAGCTCTCCGCGGCGCACTCCACCGAGGACGTCGAGCGGGCGGTGGCGGCCTTCGTCGACGCGCGGGCGACAATGGCTGGGTGA
- a CDS encoding LysR family transcriptional regulator — translation MIDPRRLRILRAAADHRTVTAAAAALYLTPSAVSQQLAALEQETGHTLLTRSGKGVRLTAAGEILLEHANAVLTQLERAEAELAAYAGGAAGEVTVAAFATGIAEVVAPAIGRLAVEHPGIRVRVRDAEGDESLPLVLDGEADLAVAVEYRGAPREDDRRLARVPLYAEPFDAVLHAGHPLGAADRVALAELADSDWIGPYPGNPCHDMVLLACELAGFQPRLMHSSDDFRAVVALAGAGAGVALVPRSALRGMELKDTVVRPVAGPAATRRVFAAVRRGAEAHPLFRPVLDALAESAAGLSTD, via the coding sequence GTGATCGACCCCCGCCGGCTGCGTATCCTGCGTGCCGCGGCGGACCACCGAACGGTGACCGCCGCGGCCGCAGCGCTGTATCTGACCCCCTCTGCCGTCTCCCAGCAGCTCGCCGCGCTGGAACAGGAGACCGGCCACACCCTGCTGACCCGCAGCGGCAAAGGCGTACGGCTCACGGCGGCCGGAGAAATCCTGCTGGAGCACGCCAACGCGGTTCTGACCCAGCTGGAGCGGGCCGAGGCGGAGCTCGCGGCCTACGCGGGCGGCGCGGCCGGCGAGGTCACGGTCGCCGCGTTCGCCACCGGCATCGCCGAGGTCGTCGCCCCGGCCATAGGGCGTCTCGCCGTGGAGCACCCGGGCATCCGGGTACGCGTACGGGACGCCGAGGGTGACGAGAGCCTGCCGCTGGTGCTCGACGGCGAGGCGGATCTGGCCGTCGCGGTCGAGTACCGGGGAGCGCCCCGCGAGGACGACCGGCGCCTGGCGCGCGTGCCGCTGTACGCGGAGCCCTTCGACGCCGTGCTGCATGCCGGCCACCCCCTCGGCGCGGCCGATCGAGTCGCGCTTGCCGAGCTCGCGGACAGCGACTGGATCGGTCCGTATCCCGGCAACCCCTGCCACGACATGGTGCTGCTCGCCTGCGAACTCGCCGGTTTCCAGCCCCGCCTCATGCACTCCTCGGACGACTTCCGCGCCGTCGTCGCACTCGCCGGAGCGGGCGCCGGGGTGGCGCTGGTGCCCCGCTCGGCGCTGCGCGGGATGGAGTTGAAGGACACCGTCGTACGGCCGGTGGCGGGCCCGGCCGCGACCCGCCGGGTCTTCGCCGCCGTACGCCGAGGCGCGGAAGCGCACCCGCTGTTCCGGCCGGTCCTCGACGCACTCGCCGAGTCCGCGGCCGGACTCTCCACCGACTGA
- a CDS encoding SRPBCC family protein, protein MARTFSVSDSIVIDAAPSTIYAQVSNPALMGHWSPENRGATVLDGAEGAYVGMVFNGYNKRGPMRWTTRCTVIAADPGERFAFRVRAIGRRRPVLPGRIATWEYRFEAVDGGTRVTETWTDDRRAWPDALAHAFDRMATRGHTFADFQRRNIRTTLDNLKQAMEAAPAKD, encoded by the coding sequence ATGGCACGTACCTTCTCGGTCTCGGACAGCATCGTCATCGACGCCGCACCCTCGACGATCTACGCACAGGTCAGCAACCCCGCGCTGATGGGCCACTGGAGCCCGGAGAACCGGGGCGCGACGGTACTCGACGGCGCTGAGGGGGCGTACGTGGGCATGGTCTTCAACGGCTACAACAAGCGCGGGCCGATGCGCTGGACCACGCGGTGCACGGTGATTGCGGCGGATCCCGGTGAGCGGTTCGCCTTCCGGGTGCGTGCGATAGGGCGGCGCCGGCCTGTGCTGCCCGGTCGCATCGCCACCTGGGAGTACCGCTTCGAGGCCGTCGACGGCGGCACCAGGGTGACCGAGACCTGGACCGACGACCGGCGTGCCTGGCCCGATGCACTGGCCCATGCCTTCGACAGGATGGCCACCCGGGGGCACACGTTCGCCGACTTCCAGCGCCGCAATATCCGCACCACCCTGGACAACCTGAAGCAGGCGATGGAGGCGGCGCCGGCCAAGGACTGA